Sequence from the Epinephelus moara isolate mb chromosome 19, YSFRI_EMoa_1.0, whole genome shotgun sequence genome:
ATACACACTAATAGCACGCGGAGTTACAGTCAGGAGGCTGCTGAGAAATGGATACATGCAGCCCTGAAAATTCAGATTGTTATATAGTATTTGAAATTATaatacatgtttatttctttttttcttttttaatgttttgatgtTCATAAGAGGTTATCATGACTTCAGATGTCAGAAAATTAAAGTCGCCTTTTAAGAGACCACACAAGCCTGAATGGTAAACATATTTATTgaagtgtattattattattatttgtattattctaataataataataattattattattattattactattattgtcGCAGTCTAGGATATATGCTTGCCCATTCAAAGCTTGTGGACCAGTCTACTAGGGTTGTTATTTGTGCGGGTGGGTTCAGGGTCTGTGTGGAATAAAATACAACCTAAAGACTAAACTGGTTTGGCAAAGCTGCCAGAGCACCAGCAGCGGTGCAACACCATATACGCCTGATTTAACATCTTAAAAACGTGTCAGTCCAGATTACATTGTTACAATAAAGAATCATTGGGAGTGAGTTGTTttagatgttttatttaaactCGCCTGAATTCATTAAGGTAAAgccttttatttttgtaatataatCGCCTCATAAATAAAAATTTCCTACCTAttacacacattatttttattattatcacgaCTACTATTAGTGTTGTTATTAGTATTATCagcattatcattattaaagtGCATCGTGGATTCAAATCGAAGCAGTGCAGatcattttaaagtcatttgttgtcatggaaagcttttttttaaggAGAAGTTAAGCATGGTTAAGGGTTTCTTTAACAATTCTAACAGCATGTTACCGGTTTGCTAATTGCCTGCACACTGACCACTGCCTGCACGTTCATATTTTCCTGAGTTTTACACTCGGGTTAACTGCTGATCATGGAGATGAACCAACACACCGCCTGCTCTCACACGTTGAAGCGTGTCGGTCCTCTCCACGGAGCTTTACCGACCTCTAGTGGTGACATGCTGGTACTGTGGTAAAAATGATACCAAAACTGGGGGTGATGAGTTATAGGGTGCAGTGAAAGTAGAAAGATCTAGTTCAAAACGACATAAAGACTGGTTGACTTTAATAGTGTCGCACTCTGTACAAGTTTGAGCTGATGATATAACTGTTGGGATCAAAGTTTGCTCTTTGAGCACCTCCAGTGGACACAGGCTGCCAATACAGTTCCCTGTCAAGTTGTATTTTCACAACTGAAGTTAGTCAGAGGGACTGATATATGCTAATATTTATGACTAACACAAATACAGGAAGATATTTCCGAACAGAATCAGCAATTCTGCCCCATCAGGCTTATCCTCTAATCGCCACACTGGGAGCAGagttattacagtttttttttttttaaaccactcAGTTTGGTTCCAGACTGGGTTTGAtcatttcagtttagttttcattgcataaaaaatgtaacgctatgttttagtttagtttttgttaGTCTAAGTATGttcaagggtttttttttttaaattataattagGTAGTATTTGTCGGGGTACACAATTAAGAAAGTTCAGAATGGGTATTACAATACAAACACTACATGTTGTGAAGGCAGCTGACTCACAGTCCTGTAGACATCCCAGTCTCAAACATATGCACCAATGTATCCTTATGCTTGTGTTGACACATTTGACCAAACTCATTAAAACTTAACATATTTCCTACatagttttgttattttatattttaaaataaaacataagtaTACAATATTGTTGCCCACTGTTTTAAGGGACCTGTTGAACACCAGACTTAAACTGCTAAGTGTGCTGTGATCTTAAATGTTGATATAGCATTTGAGACAACATGAACCATTAGGTGGTGAGCAAACATATTTATTAATAAAGGCTTTATCTGTACACATGCAACCTGGTTTGATACCGCCGATTGCAGCAAGATAGAACCACACACTGGATATCGAGCGAGACCAATTGAATACTCTATGCATGCACATCAAAATGTTAAGTCCATTCCACTAGTTGTTAAACAGGTTAAGAAGCATCTGAAACATTAGATGAAGAGCAGAGATCACTGAAGCAGATGACAGATTTCTAGTCATTGCCATTAAAAGAGTTGTGGATCTGTGGTATTATGACATAAATGCAAAGGTCAATTATTTAAAAGAGGCAGTTGGTAATGCACTGAGTTTGCACTGAACATTGGAGCAGGTACACTGTTTTTCAGTTTATCCAGTTTAATTTCTTCATGTAAGGTAATAAAACTCCTAACCACTGGGGGCAGTCATGTTTACACTGATGGTTTGCACGAGGCCTAAGTGCACACAAGTTCACTGGCTGATGGTGTTTTGGGTGGTAAGGAGCCTCTGCTTCAAAACTGCTGAAAGTCAaaataaagagaagaaaaaaatccccagGAAAACTACTGTCTACAAATATTCAATTCAAAGGAATTATGCACAGGAGTATCAGAAGCTTGTTGCCATTAAATCACCACTGTTGCTAACTGGCTGATGGGATACcgaatattatttttttcaaaaccaaTTTATCATGAACTGAATCTATAGGATGCAGAGATTGTAACTCAGCGGCGGACAGTGGTCCAGCCATCATCATCTATCTCGTTCTTGGTGCGGCGAGGGTTTTCTTTGTCTGAACGCCAACCCTTGTCTCCCTCAGGCTCACGCTCACGCTCCCTCTCCCTCGGCCGCTCCTCACGCTTGTCTTCGCCTCCGCCTCCGCCTCCGCCTCCGCCTCCGCGACGCCAAGAACCTCCTTAGAAAACAAAGACACTCATTAGGACATGTTAAAGCAGGAACATGTTAATTTTACAAATACAACTCTATTTTAGAACTTTGTGTATTTACCCAACCAGGGGCCAGATACATAAAACTCTGTGTACTTGTGCGCCTCCACCACTCATTAGACCTGTCTCTGAGGAATACGGTAATGAAAGTGAAATTTCATGACCCATTGCATCGGTGAGGTTCTCCAATAGAGTTGGAGCAGCTGTCATTACGCAGGGCTGTGGGTATTTGTAGCAGCCGTATCACTAATtcatcacatttctgcaaaccatcatcGTGGTAAAAtctttatcatcattattattattaaacgtCAGAAGGATGATCAATGATTCATTCATAAAGCTCATGTTCAAACAGACTTTACAGAGCTTCAcatgatgaaataaaataaacactgatgaaggttaataaaaataattatgaaatgtatcaaacaaattatttaaaattaaatttataaATACGCTTTTGATCGATATTTCACAGAATGCTGTGTAGcctgtaaaaataataacacagtAAGTGAACATCCATAAAATAATATTATCAGTCTCTACTTCTATTTGATCTGCTCCTGGTCACACCACCTGCAGCTGTCTCAGTTAAAACCATGTGTAACGCCTGGCCTGAAGAATGTGTGAGGTGGGCCCATTTTTCGTTTATAAATACCAGTTTATTTGAGGGAAAAGATGTAGGCACAGTTTTTACATGTACCGACCTTTATGTATCTGGCCCCTGCTGTagcaaaagtgacagtgacccCTGCTGTCTGAGTGCAACACCCCCCAATACCCATTAGTTTTGTTAAACAGGAAAGTTCACACCTACTTTAAAATGTATCTGTTCTATTTAGTAACCTGGTGTCTGTATTTGGAGCCTATCAGGATGGTGTGAACTTGTGACTTGATTGCTACAATGTTTTTTATCATAGTCACTGATCTGATGGTAACTCAGACAAATCTGAAGCCTGACGGTTGCTGAAGGTTCTGTTCAGCCATAAGCTATGTTAAATAACATACATATGCGTAGGTTTTGGGTTTAAAGAGAATTACACCCCACAGCTTTTAGCGGGAAAATGGTGATGCCTCCTACAGTGTATGACTGATGTATGTAATGGATAACTCTCAAATCCCACTGCTTACCATCATCTTGATCTCTGGGTGGGCCTCTCAGTTCACGGTCATCCCGGCGCTCTCTATCACGAGGTTCATCACGGCGTCCAAAATCACGGCGCTCACCACGACGATCATCACGGTCACGGCGTTCATCGCGGTCACGGCGGTCATCGCGGTCGGCATCTTCTCTGCGAGACTCTCTCCAGCTgcttcctccttcctctgcaCCTGCTCTCCTCCAGGTATTGTCCTCTCTGTGGAAATAAAGTGATACTAAAAACTTGCTGGAAAGGTAACTGTGATATCCTCTGTCTGCATTTATGACCAAAAAATACACCAAAACTCTTGGCATAGGTCTATCAGGCCCACCTGACTGGACGACGGTCTCTGAAGTTGTCGCTgggtctcctctctccttcatcatcatctcttTCATCACTGGCGTTATCACGAGGAGGACCCCAGCTGTCCTCTCGAGCCTTCTCCCGCTCACGCCAACCACCTGCCACGTAAGCATTTACTCATCATCCCACATTCCGCACAGAGCTGCCGAGCAGTCTGATTACTGAACGAACCATTCTTCAATTAAATAAGACATCTCTATCAGGCTTACCAGGTCGGCCCAGGGGCTTCCAGGGTTTGGCGTCATCACCACCACGACGTGGCCCATCATCCATGCCTCTCCTTCCACCTCTTtcatcatctcctcctcttctgggACCCCAGTCATCATCAGCCCCACGCCTGGGACCCCTGGAGTCATCCATGCCTCTTCGGGGACCTCTGTCGTCATCAAAGCCACGCCTGGGACCGCGGTCATCGTCAAAACCACGCCTCGGGCCACGGTCATCATCAAAACCTCTACGTGGACCACGGTCATCATCCATCCCTCTGCGCAGAGGACggtcatcatcaccaccacggCGTGGACCTCTATCGTCATCAAAGCCGCGACGGGGTCCTCTGTCATCTCCGCCCCTGCGGAGACCTTCTCGCCTAAAGggcccctctctctcctctctgtcatcTTCACGGCCCTCCTGTCTCCATTCCCTAGAGAGAGCACAGCTATTGGTAGAGTAGCCCCTCATGGTTTAACTGGgttaacagtaaaaaaaaaaaaaaaaagtatgataaAACACAGTTACCAACACCTACTTGTCAGGCACAGGACGACGCCATTCTGAATCACCTCCTTCAGTACgcctcctccatcctcctcctcctcctccctcctccttctctttctcaccCCAATCCTGTATATGCAAAACATACCGATTAAGTCACATTTTGCTATTACATAAATAACACTCAAAGGTCTGTACAATCATTTGTTCCTACAAGCTACAATAATACTTGGTATTTAAGTCATCttaaaagggatagtgcactcaaaaatgaaaattcagccattatctactcacccatatgctgacggaggccctggtgaagttttagagtcctcacatcccttgcagagatcggcggggggagcggctagcacacctaatggctgacggcgccccagaccaacgtccaagaacacaaaattgaaaccacaaaatatctccaacatgctcatccgtagtgatccaagtgtcctgaagccccgacataaaaagttgtttcgaaaaacgtcatatgaactctgtttttagcctcactgtagcctgtagctctgactgcttctccaTGCTCCACGCTCACGTGCACACGCCATGCGCGAGACCAgtgaaagcatgagctttgcttacccgtgtttacatcacgtgacacgtgcaccgcagggggagacagcagtaaccacagtagctaaaagataatttgcactacggtcttttagcaaaggacagcccaacatgtctgaagactttgaaattgaggaggaacagcatttctttgttgagccgtatttgtttgagcccgaatATACGGACgtggaactcaggctactggacgaagcagccgccgcagctcatgagcctaaccctcagccagctgcAGAATACcaagtcgagcactggaaacctggtggtgtagttgtttcaaatgcaaagcaatgccaacggatgaggaaagtctttgctgctaagactgggaattggcgatgcctgcacttgagaatctggacatcagtactgacgagactgctgctcttcagacaccgtgcatcaccgatcaccctgagcgcgcgcacgtgagcgcggagcacagagaggcagtcagagctacaggctacaatgagactaaaaacagagttcaaatgacgtttttcgaaacaactttttatgtcagggcttcaggacacttggatcactacggatgagcatgtcggagatattttgtggcttcaattttgtgttcttggacgttagtctggggcgccgtcagccattaggtgtgctagccgctgcccccgccgatctccgcaagggatgtgaggactctaaaacatcaccagggcctccattggcatatgggtgagtagataatggctgaattttcatttttgggtgcactatccctttaattctTATTAAATCcactacagcaacactaaagaACACCTCTGGTAGATTAACTTTATAAATTAATTTCACATAAATTACTGAATAAAAGGGACAAATCAACACATTGCTGACCATCAGATAGCTATACAATAAAATCTTGTATGAAGTACTTTAATTCCCACCCCTTTGTATTCGCATGAAACTTCAACTAACTGTCAGACTCCATAACTGTGGGCTCTGGccatcagtaaaaaaaagctCATTCGTACCTTGGATttctcctcctgggggacccttttctcctcctcacgTCGGCGTTCTCGCTCCTCAATCTCCTGCTGACGAGCACGCTGCTTCCGTTCCTGCTCTTCAAGTTTGCGCAGACGCTCCTGGtactccctctcctcctcttctctctgctctTGTTCCAGGCGTTCACGCTCCTCACGCTCTGTAACAAAGGCAGAAAAATAAGGTGGTGTGTTCAAACTACATGAACTTATAAAGAGTACTGCATTATGACCTGATTAAAAATCGCAAGGTGTGACATACTTGGAGTGGTTCCACAATTGGAAAAACTTTTTCCTGACTAAAAAACTCTTGTGTCCAACTTTACTTAACCTGCAAAAGTCAGTCAAATAAAAAGTCCCAGTAGTACTAATGTCACTCAGAACAACCACCTTAACCACCATTGCCAACATTTCTACCACAATTTTCTTCTTGGTGGTAACTGCCCCTCCTTTATCATGACTAGTTGGCTTACAAGTTCCCAGTGCACATGTGCAAATATAAATTTATTACCTTTCTTGAGCTGCTCCTCGTGGATACGCTGtgcttcttcctctttctgaCGGTAGTAAGCATTACGCCTGTCCTCTTTGCGCTGctttttcctttcttccatgcgcttctttctctcctccaccAAGCGCTCCTGGAAAGCTTTCAGTTTTTCCTTCAAAGACAGAATAGTTTTTTTAAAACCACTGCATCAGTCACATCACTTTGAGTAGGGAGGTAAGATGTTGGAAGTTTACTATACTTTATTAACACACTATCCACCTTgctatgatacaaagctggtatAAAATTggcacagtatacctttaaattgATGGAAGGACTAAATGGCTTTACCTCATAAATGAAGCTACGGGCAGCAGTTATTTTGGACAAGAAGTTTTCTTTGTCCTCCATCATCCTGGACATGCGCTTCTTGTGCTCCAGAGCCTTCTCCCGTTCAACTTTCATGTTACTGAtctacaacaaaatgaaaaaaacaatttttacaTTCTGGATACTCACCTGGATGTATTACATTTCTCTGATCTATGGATGTATTTTTTCAatctgaggttgtttttttttctacataccCTATCCTCCTCCTGGAGCTCCCATAGTTCCATGTCCTTGATACGCTGCTCCTCATAAGCCTTTTTGATGAGAGGAATCTCCTCGAGGCGTTTTGCTCTTTCAAAGTAGTCAAtctggagagaaagaaaggtaAGTGTCCAATTCACATCTAGATGACTGATATTTTCACTGATGAATCACTCAGTTACCTTCTTCTCCTGGTTCTTCAGACGCTCCTGAAgttccttcttctccttctccagctGCTCCACCTGTTTGGCCATGATGAAGTCAGGATCCAGCTCCTCAAGGTCCTGtgcaaaacaaacttgttagtCTCACCTTTCAACTTCATATTACAATGACCTATTTCTGCAACATGGAGTTCAACCTAGTGAATCAATCAAAATTTCACCTCAATATCAATATCCTTAAAGGCTTTGGCTCCAAGTTCAGTCTTCTTGATCTGTTCCAGCCGTTCACGGACTGTCTTCTTTTTGATCTGCTCATGCTCCTGCATGATAcgctccttctccctctctttggCCTCCTGGCGCAGACGCTCCTCCTCAGCTTTACGAACCTTTTGCATCTCAGCTTCACgctgctccagctcctccttctcACGCTGAATGTTCAGGCTTTCCAGGCGTTCCTTACGCTCTTCGATGGTCTGTCTACGAGCCAGGATGCGCTGGTGATCCTTGCGGGCATTTTTCAGATAGGCAGCGATGGCCTGCTGGCTCTGCTCCTCACGCTCTTGCTGGGAGGggaaacaaacatcaaaatgcAGATTAGACTTGAAGAATAAAAGAGAATACACAGTAATATGCAGATATGTCTGTTTGTATTATGTGTGACTatgtaaaaagctaatgttggTCACTGAACaggtgtctctgtgtgtctacaTATGAGAGCTCAATAAGAGGGTGAACTCACCAGGATGGAGGCAGGTTTGATGACCTGGATGGCTTTGGCCAAAGAAGAAGACATGGCAGTCAGCTGGTTCCTTATCTGCTCTGAGGGCATGTTCTGCAGGAAAGGACCAACAGGGGCATCTTCTTTGGTTGAGTAGTTGAGGTCAGAGCCAAAGCTCAGTGTTCGAGAGGTGTGGTCTATACGGACCTGCAGGGaaaaaggaaatgtcagataAGATGTTAGAAACAGTATGATAAACGCTGTTACACttttaaataaagaatacaCACTCCTCCTGTTGCTTTCCTCTCTGTCCTTTGCCCCTCCCCCTACATGAACATGGGCATACGTCCCCTCTCTCGGAAATGACCTAGGAGTCTCATCATGTTCTAGTGGTATTTTTGCAAAGTTACACCAAAATACAACTGTCTACCCaagctttaatgtttttaattagtTAATGCATAATCTGTCATGATGTTGACCTTACCTGCAGATCACAGTGCCGGGCAGCATCCACAATGGAGCGCTCTAGCTGGAAGGCGTCCACAAATGGAACCAGGGAAGCCAGACGGGTGAACTCGATGCTTTGATAGATCTGTGCAACCTAATATAATGGATGTAGAGTAATGAGAGAGATTTGTACCATTTCATTGAAGAAATGATTTAAGACAGCATTCCAGGGGAATGAAAAAGATTAAAGAGAATTACCTGTTGCAGGAGCCTCAGGATAGTATTACTCTGCAGGTGAGGGACATACTGCTGCAGATCAGCCTCCTTCTCAGCCTGGTCTCTCACCCAGTTCAACACCTAGTAGCAAAGTAGGTTTGTTACCATATGCTGGTATGAGAATGACCAGCTTTAatcaatttaattaattaaataaataaatattattaaaaactGCTTCTAAAACTACAAAGATGGACTGTATATCTGGATTATTGCCACACTGGTTGCCACCAGATTGTATACCTTGGTCACTCTTCCACTCAGCTTCAGAGGATGAAAGTCAACTTCAAGCCAGTTGTAGAGTTCTTTCACATCAGGTACAACGTACTGGAGCAGGTTAAATCTCACCTGGACCgcaaacaataaaatataaatttgtCAAAACATCTTAAAGCAAATGTGAATTAACAGTTTTGCAAGATCAGGTTAAAAGAAAAGTTTCAAACTAATTGTCCTTAAAAGGATATAAATCTCTTCACAAAAGCAAA
This genomic interval carries:
- the eif3s10 gene encoding eukaryotic translation initiation factor 3 subunit A; amino-acid sequence: MPAYFQRPENALKRANEFLEVGKKQPALDVLYDVIKSKKHRTWQKIHEPIMLKYLELCVDLRKSHLAKEGLYQYKNICQQVNIKSLEDVVRAYLKLAEEKTETAKEESQQMVLDIEDLDNIQTPESVLLSAVSGEDTQDRTDRLLLTPWVKFLWESYRQCLDLLRNNSKVERLYHDIAQQAFKFCLQYTRKAEFRKLCDNLRMHLGQIQRHHNQSTAINLNNPESQSMHLETRLVQLDSAISMELWQEAFKAVEDIHGLFALSKKPPKPQLMANYYNKVSTVFWKSGNALFHACTLHRLYHLSREMRKNLTQDEMQRMSTRVLLATLSIPITPERTDIARLLDMDGIIVEKHRRLATLLGLQSPPTRQSLINDMVRFNLLQYVVPDVKELYNWLEVDFHPLKLSGRVTKVLNWVRDQAEKEADLQQYVPHLQSNTILRLLQQVAQIYQSIEFTRLASLVPFVDAFQLERSIVDAARHCDLQVRIDHTSRTLSFGSDLNYSTKEDAPVGPFLQNMPSEQIRNQLTAMSSSLAKAIQVIKPASILQEREEQSQQAIAAYLKNARKDHQRILARRQTIEERKERLESLNIQREKEELEQREAEMQKVRKAEEERLRQEAKEREKERIMQEHEQIKKKTVRERLEQIKKTELGAKAFKDIDIEDLEELDPDFIMAKQVEQLEKEKKELQERLKNQEKKIDYFERAKRLEEIPLIKKAYEEQRIKDMELWELQEEDRISNMKVEREKALEHKKRMSRMMEDKENFLSKITAARSFIYEEKLKAFQERLVEERKKRMEERKKQRKEDRRNAYYRQKEEEAQRIHEEQLKKEREERERLEQEQREEEEREYQERLRKLEEQERKQRARQQEIEERERRREEEKRVPQEEKSKDWGEKEKEEGGGGGGWRRRTEGGDSEWRRPVPDKEWRQEGREDDREEREGPFRREGLRRGGDDRGPRRGFDDDRGPRRGGDDDRPLRRGMDDDRGPRRGFDDDRGPRRGFDDDRGPRRGFDDDRGPRRGMDDSRGPRRGADDDWGPRRGGDDERGGRRGMDDGPRRGGDDAKPWKPLGRPGGWREREKAREDSWGPPRDNASDERDDDEGERRPSDNFRDRRPVREDNTWRRAGAEEGGSSWRESRREDADRDDRRDRDERRDRDDRRGERRDFGRRDEPRDRERRDDRELRGPPRDQDDGGSWRRGGGGGGGGGGEDKREERPREREREREPEGDKGWRSDKENPRRTKNEIDDDGWTTVRR